The sequence below is a genomic window from Dyadobacter chenwenxiniae.
ATGTGGTCATTTTCAATGTCGTCTACATTATTTACAACGCCGTCGGCGACCATTGCATTCAATATTACGCTTACATCCGGAACACGTTCTTTATATCGGCGCATCAGCCCGTTCAACACGACATCCAGTGTTTCAAATTTGTGTGAATGGCTCATAATAATTGTTTTTTATCCTTTTGATAATTCGGTTGACCTTACTTGCGCAGCGATAATGCCGTTTTTCAATGTTTCATTTAGATGTCCCGCTTCGAACTGTCCTAATGCTGCTTCCGTAGTTCCGCCCTTCGAGGCGACGGCCTTAATCAGTTCATCCAAAGATTTGTCCGCCGTATTGATCAAGTGAAATGATCCCAGCATGGTTTGCTTCACTAATAACGCAGCCACAGACTCTTCAAAACCCATTTGCTTACCGGCTTCGATCATTGCTTTTACCACATAGAAAAAATAAGCAGGCCCGCTGCCGCTTAATGCAGTAACCGCATTCAATTGATCCTCATCTTCCAAGAACACAGACCGCCCCGTTGCGTTGATCAGGTTTTCGATTTTTCTGAGCTGGTTAATGTCCACTTCCGGCGACGCGGAATAGGCGGTTATACCCATTCCGAGCATTGCAGGCGTGTTAGGCATGGCCCGAATAACGGCTTTATGTTCCAGCGAATTTTGAATGCGTTCAATGGTTACACCCGCCATAATCGACAAAATCACCTGATGCGGCTTCACCACTTCGCGCAATGCTTGTGATACGGGCGTGAAATCCTGCGGCTTTACAGAAAGAATGATCAGGTCATATTCACCGATCTGCGGCCCGATAACGCCTGAAATGACGCCGGGCTGGAAACTGTTCAGACTATCCATGCGGTCTTCACTCTTTTCGACCATCAAAAAGTCTTCCTTTTTAACCAGATCAAATTTCAGGAAAGCGCGCGCAAAGGCCATTCCCATATTGCCGCAGCCGATAATTGCAATTTTCATTAGAAGGATAAGGATTTGTATTCGTAAGCTTTGAACGAATTACGTAACTTTTAAACAATAATTGGTGCAGGAAAAACAATTTGTAAAATTTCGCAGGGAATGAATCGCCATAGCGGCATGTTTGGAAACATATGCCGTTATTGCAACGACAAAAATTTCAATTCCGAAATCTGGCGGCTAATGTGAATAATATTCGGTGCAAAGGATTTTGTGCAAGTTTATATTTTGAAAAATAAGTATAATACATTTTTTTACGGGCCGGAAATTTCTTGCTAACCAAATTAACCTAAGACTATTGTAATACTTCAATTATGGCTATAAAAGTTGCTATTTCTCATAAAACAAAATATAAGTTTGACCGGAGTGTTTCGCTTTCACCGCACATTTTCCGGTTGCGCCCTGCCCCTCATTCCAGAACTGCCATTGAAGGTTACTCATTAAAAATATCCCCTGAAAAACATTTTATAAACTGGCAGCAAGATCCGTTCGGCAATTATCAGGCACGGGTGGTGTTTCCGGAAAAAACGACGGAATTAAGCATAGAAGTCGAGGTGATAGCCAAAATGCAGGTCATTAATCCTTTCGATTTCTTTGTGGAAGAGTATGCGGAAATGTATCCGTTTTCCTATGAGCAAACATTAAAAAAAGAGCTCGGTCCGTATCTTGAACCCAGAGAAGCAAGTCCGGCTTTGATGGAATGGGTTGAAAAAGCAAAGGTTAATCGTGACATTAAGATCGTAGATTTTCTGGTTCACTTGAATCAACAGATTTACAATGCAATCCATTACAACATTCGCATGGAAGTGGGCGTCCAGACGTGCGAAGAAACACTGAATATCAAGAGCGGTTCCTGCCGCGATTCGGCTTGGTTGTTTGTGCAGATACTCAGACATTTAGGCATTGCTTCGCGCTTCGTTTCGGGTTATCTCGTTCAGCTAACTTCTGATATTAAATCATTGGACGGGCCATCTGGCCCGGAGGAGGATTTTACGGATTTGCACGCCTGGACGGAGGCTTATGTGCCCGGCGCGGGATGGATCGGCTTGGACCCGACTTCCGGGCTTTTCGCAAGTGAAGGCCACATTCCGCTTTGCTGCACACCCGATTATGCGAGTGCTGCACCGGTTTCGGGCGCGACGGACATTTGCGAGGTGACATTTGAATTTGATAACAAAGTTTTCCGCATACACGAAGATCCGCGCGTAACCAAGCCTTATTCCGAAGAGCAATGGGCGGCTGTGATGCAGGTTGGGCATGATGTAGAGAAAGATTTGCAGGAAGGCGATGTGCGCCTGACCATGGGCGGCGAGCCAACATTCATTTCAATCGATGATTTTGAATCACCGGAATGGAACACTGCTGCTGATGGGCCATTGAAACGACAGTTGGCGTATGATCTGGCATTAAGGCTTAAACAGCGCTTTGCACATGGCGGACTTTTGCATTTCGGACAGGGCAAATGGTATCCCGGAGAACCCTTTCCAAGATGGCAATATGCGCTTTACTGGAGAAATGACGGTGTTCCAATGTGGCGCAATGATGATTTGGTAACCAAAGAAGGCCAGACAAAATACACTTTCCGCGAAGCTGAGCTTTTTACAACGGAGCTTACAAAATATCTTGGTTTAGATACTAACAACATTACACCCGCCTACGAAGACCCGATTTACTGGGCGATGGAAGAAGGCAAACTGCCCGTTAATGTTGATCCGTTAAAGGTTAATCTCAAAGATTCTATTGAAAGAAGGACTTTGGCCAAATTGCTGGAAAAAGGGCTTAATAACCCTGCTGGATTTGTTTTGCCCATTAAATGGAATGAAAAAGGTAAGCATTGGTCAAGTTCAGCATGGCAGTTTAAGCGTGAACATTGTTTTCTCGTTCCGGGAAATTCCGCAATCGGGTTTAGGTTACCGCTAAAATCACTTCCCGAAGTTGCAAAAGCGCATCGCGAGCAGCCTGTTGAGCGCAGTTCTTTTGAAGATTTGCCGCCGCTGCTTGATTTTAAGCCCATCGTTGAATCACGTTATGGCTCGGTTGCGCCGCCTTATGTGCTTCCGGTGAATCCGGTGGTTGAGGAAGATGATGATCAAAAGACGAAAAAGAGCAGCGACGAAGATGACAAGCTGTTGTTTGAGCTTCCTATTATCAAAACTGCGCTTTGCGTGGAAGAGCGGGACGGCATTCTGTATATTTATTTGCCCCCAACAGATTATCTCGAACATTATTTGGATCTGATGGCTTCGATTGAAGCCACGGCGGAAAAGCTTCAAATGCCGGTCAGGATTGAAGGTTATGCTGCGCCAACTGATCACCGCGTTCAAAAGCTGATTGTTACACCCGATCCAGGTGTTATTGAAGTGAACATTCATCCGGCCAAAAACTGGCAGGAACTGGTTGACAACATTAGTGCGCTGTATGAAGAGGCTTTCTTTTCAAGATTGGGCACAGATAAATTCATGGTGGATGGGCGTCATACGGGAACGGGCGGCGGCAACCACGTTACAATCGGAGGCGCAACGCCTTCTGACAGCCCTATCTTGCGCCGTCCGGATCTGCTCAGGAGTTTAGTGACTTACTGGCAGCATCATCCCGCATTGAGTTATCTTTTCGCAGGACCATTTATTGGCCCCACAAGTCAGGCTCCGCGCATTGATGAAGGGCGGGATGAGAAACTCTATGAGGTTGAAATTGCTTTTGAACAAATTCCTGAGGGCGAAGAAGTGCCATTCTGGATGGTGGACCGCATTTTCAGAAACTTGCTGGTGGACATTACTGGGAATACGCACCGCTCGGAGTTTTGCATGGATAAGCTTTATTCGCCTGATTCGGCAACGGGACAGTTAGGGATTCTGGAATTCCGCGCGTTCGATATGCCGCCGCATAAGCACATGAATTTGGTGCAAACATTGCTGGTAAGGGCATTAATAGCCAAATTTTGGAAAGAACCATACAAGCACAAGCTTATTCGCTGGGGAACCGAGTTGCACGACCGATTCCTGCTGCCGCACTTCGCTTACCTGGATATGGTGGACGTTGTGAATGACCTGAAAGATGCGGGTTATAACTTCGATATTTCGTGGTTTGATCCCTTCTTCGAGTTCCGTTTTCCCCATTATGGCGGCATTACAGTTGATAACATTCAGCTCGATTTGCGCCTTGGGATTGAGCCGTGGCATGTTTTGGGAGAAGAATTATCCAACAGCGGCACGGCCCGTTTTGTGGACTCTTCCTTGGAGCGCTTGCAGGTAAAAGTGAGCGGATTTGTGGAAGGAAGGCATATTCTGGTTTGTAATGGCTGTCGCGTTCCTTTGCGCAGTTCGGGGATCAAAGGAGAATTCGTATCCGGAATCCGCTACAAAGCCTGGAATCCGCCATCCGCGTTGCACCCGACGATCGGGGCCGATGCGCCGCTGGTTTTTGACATTGTGGATACATGGAATAACCGTATCTTGGGCGGTTGCACTTATTTCGTTTCGCATCCTGGCGGCCGCAGTTTTGATACTTATCCTGTCAATAGTTTTGAAGCAGAATCGCGCAAGATCAGCTTGTTTCAAGGTTTTGGACACACGCCATCTGCCAAGCAGGAAGTGCCTATTTTGGAAAAATCAACAGGCAGCGTATCCCGCTTTGTTGCAGAAACGAAGAAAGAAATGAAAAGCGACACGCCGATAGAATTAATCAATCCGGAGTATCCAAATACGCTGGATTTACGTAAATACTGGAAATCGAAATAGATTTTCAATACAACCCCTAACTGAATTATGCTTACCGAGGCTTCCGTGAATCTTTTACAATCCTATCAAAGCGGTCTGAGTTCTTACGATGAAGTCCTTGATCTGAACGGAAATATCAAGCCCTACTGGAAAGCACTTTTTGAGAAGCTGGAAAAACTGGGGATGCACGAGCTGAAAAGCCGTGACCAGGAAATCATCGGCAAGCTCAGGGAAAACGGGGTGACTTATAATGTGTACGGAACGCCTGACGGCCTCAACCGCCCGTGGCAGCTGGATCCGATCCCATTTTTGATTGAACAAAAAGAATGGAACGGCATTGCCAAAGGCCTTGAACAACGCGCTATCCTGCTTGATTTGATTTTAAAAGACCTTTACGGACCCAGAAATCTTGTAAAAGATGGAATAATCCCTGCTGAACTCGTTTTTGACAATACTGGTTTCTTTCGCGCCTGCATTGATATAAAAATCCCTGCTAACAAACAACTTACGATGTTTGCGGCAGACATGGCACGCGGTCCGGACGGTCAAATGTGGGTCGTGGATAACCGGACGCAGGCGCCATCGGGCTCGGGTTATACATTGGAAAACCGCGTGGTGATGAGTAAGCTGCTCCCCGAGCTGGCTGAGGGAATGTATGTGAGCAAATTGTCGCCGTATTTTAATAGTCTTCAAAACACGGTTTTAAAATTATCGGATAAAAGCAAAGAAGCGCCCAACATTGTCTATCTGACTCCGGGGCCTAATAATGAAGCTTATTTTGAACATGCTTATCTGGCTTCCTACCTAGGTTACACACTCGCACAGGGCGACGATTTGCTTGTTCGGAATGGCTGTGTTTGGCTTAAATCCATTGATGGGCTGCAAAAAGTAGACGTTATCATTCGTCGGATCGATGACGACTGGTGCGATCCTTTGGAATTGCGTGAAGATTCGAGATTAGGCGTTCCGGGATTGCTGCAAGCGATCCGGCTGGGAAATGTCCAGGTGCTGAATCCGCCCGGAACCAGTGTTTTGGAAAATCATGCGTTTCATGCCTTTATGGGCAACATTAGCAATTATTTTCTGGGGGAAAAGTTACTGATGCCGTCCGTTGCAACCTGGTGGTGCGGGCACGTGAAAGAGCTTCGGTATGTGCTGGATCACATGGATGAGCTTATTATTAAGAAAGCAAATCGAAAAACGAGATTTAAGTCTATATATGGCAGGCTGCTGAGTTTTGCAGAGAAGGAAGAGCTGAAAAAAATGATCATGCAGCGGCCGCATGAGTTTATTGCGCAGCAGGAAGTGAGCTTGTCTACGACGCCATCATTTGTGAATGGCAACATTGAGCCGCGTTATGCAGCATTGCGGGCTTTTATGGTTGCTGACGAAAACGGTTACCATGTCATGCAAGGCGGTTTGACGAGGAGTTCGGCCGTAAAAGACCGGTTTGTAATTTCAAATCAAAATGGCGGGTTGTCAAAAGACACGTGGATTGTGTCCGATACGACGGAAGAGATTCAGGAAAAAATCGTTTTCACTTCGCCGGTTTCGGTTAATAAACACGTTTCACTGCCCAGCCGCAGTGCTGAAAACTTATTCTGGATTGGCCGTTATTGCGAGCGGACGATGGCGGTGATCAAGTTTATGAACATTACGATCAATGTGCTCAATTTGGACCGCAACTTCGGAGGCTCAGCCAAACAGGAGCATATCAAGATCCTGCTGCAATCGCTGACGCATCTTTCCTCAACCTATCCCGGCTTTTTGGAAGAAGAAGATCCTTTGTCAGACCCTTATCACGAAATCATTGACCTGATTTCCAACACCAGCCGGCCCGGAACGATTGCGGCTAACATTGGCTCGTTTTTGAATGCAGTGGCAGCGGTCAGGAACCAGTGGGACCAGGAAATATGGCGGATTGTGGATCTGATTGATAATGGTTATCACGAGATTTTGAATGCATCTTCAATGCATCATAACAACATTCAGAAGACATTGGATGGCTTGTTTAATAATATGTTCACGTTCCTGGGTGTGATCGCGGAAAGCATGCCGCGGGACAATAGTTTTTTATTGTTGGAAACCGGAAAGCTGATCGAGCGGATTCTTTCAAGGATTAGCGTTATACAGTCTAATTTTGGTGTCAGAAATGCGCCGGGCGTGGAAAACGAGTTGATTGAGGCCACATTGATCAACCACCATTTGCTGGTCAATTACAGGCAGATTTATAAGTCGCATTTGAGTGTGGAAGCGATGCTGGATATGGTTTTGTTGGAAAAAACATTGCCTTACTCGTTGGTTTACATGCTGGATGAGCTCAAAAACAACATTGGCAAATTACCCGTAACGACGCGGGGAGAAAGGCTTAATGATGCGCAGAAATATGTTTTGAAAGCATCGACATTAATCAAGCTTGCCGACATTTCGGAATTGAGCAAAAGCAATGGGTCATTTGAAAGGGCTGATTTGTTTGATCTGCTTTCCGAAGTTTCCAAGCTTATTAGCGCGGTTTCGGTGAATTTGACCAATATGTATTTCAGCCATACGCTTATGCATCATTCATTTTACGCACCAGTGGATTACGACACGGATGAAATATAAACTGATCCATAAAACGGAATATAAATACGCGGAGGCCGTGAACAATTATCACAGCCTGCTTTGCCTTGCGCCAAGAACATTGCCCGATCAGAAATGCAGCGATTTTAAAATAGAAATTTTGCCAGAGCCCACCCAGGTCATCGAGCGCACCGATTTTTATGGAAATAAAACACATTATTTTTCCCTGCATGCCCCGCACAAAACGTTAACTGTGCTCACCACAGCAACAGTTGAACGCACACTCGCCCCCAACGGCTCTTTGTTCCCGCCATCAGACATTTCCTGCGAAGCGGCGCTACAACGTCTCATTTCCGACCGGGCGCTTAAAATTTCGTTGCTGGAATATATGCTGCCGAGTCCGTCTATAAAGTGGGATCAGGAAATCAGGAACTTTGCGCAGGATTGTTTTGCGGATCATTTGCCATTGTTTGATTGTGTCAATGCGCTTTGTGGGAAGATTTACAGAGAATTTAAGTTTGTGCCCGATTTCACGACGGTTAACACGCCTATTAAGGAAGTTTTGCATGCTAAAAAGGGCGTATGTCAGGATTTTTCGCATTTGGCGATTGCTTGTATCCGGAGTTTTGGCTTTGCTGCAAGATATGTTAGTGGATATCTGGAAACATTGCCGCCGCCCGGAAAGCAGAAATTACAAGGCTCTGATGCGTCGCACGCGTGGATATCGGTTTATATTCCCGATCATGGCTGGTGCGATTTTGACCCGACGAATAACATTGTTCCCGGTGAGCGCCACATTGTCACCGCCTGGGGCCGCGATTACACCGATGTTCCGCCATTGAAGGGCATTATTTTCAGTTATGGAAAACATACGCTTTCGGTGGAAGTGGATGTGATTCCGGTGTGAAGAATAGTTCAGATAAAGAATTTGAGAATTGACCTTGTTTCTCTAATTTTACACATCATTTTGAAATAAGTATACAAAACCTCTTTTAATGTAACCAAGTAAGGTTAATCCAATTTTTATTCTGGATTTGCAATGGTTTCTTCTAAGAATTAAATAATTATAAAATTACGAATGAAAGAATTAGCATTCAGAGATGCCATTCGCGACGCCATGTCGGAAGAGATGCGCCTTGACAAGAGTATTTTTTTAATGGGAGAGGAAGTTGCAGAATACAACGGCGCCTATAAAGCAAGTCAGGGAATGTTGGACGAATTCGGTCCCGAGCGCGTAATTGACACGCCCATTGCTGAGCTTGGCTTTGCAGGGATCGCAGTTGGAGCAGCCGGAAACGGACTTCGCCCGATCGTTGAATTCATGACCTTCAACTTTTCTTTGGTTGCAATCGATCAGATCATCAACAGCGCTGCGAAAATTCTTTCCATGTCTGCCGGACAATATGGCTGCCCTATTGTTTTCCGCGGACCAACGGGTAATGCCGGACAATTGGGTGCTCAGCATTCCCAGAATTTCGAGAACTGGTTTGCTAACACGCCAGGTTTGAAAGTGGTTGTTCCATCCAACCCCTATGATGCAAAAGGACTACTGAAATCTTCTATTCGTGATAATAACCCCGTTATTTTCATGGAATCGGAAGTAATGTACGGAGACAAGATGCAGGTTCCTGAGGAAGAATATCTGATTCCATTGGGCAAAGCGGATGTGAAACGTCAGGGAAAAGATGTTACGATCGTTTCTTTTGGTAAAATGATCCCACGGGTTGTTATGCCGGCTGTTTTGCAATTGGAAAAAGAAGGAATTGACGTGGAAGTTGTGGATTTGAGAACAGTTCGTCCTATCGACTATCCTGCTGTCATTGAATCCGTTAAGAAAACAAATCGTTGCGTGGTTGTAGAAGAGGCCTGGCCACTTGCATCCATTTCAACTGAAATCACATATCACATTCAGCGCCACGCATTTGACTATATGGATGCGCCGGTGATCCGCGTAACCAACCGCGATGTGCCGCTTCCATACGCGCCGACCTTGATCGAAGAGATCCTGCCGAGCACGAAACGCGTTATTGAAGCTGTAAAATCAGTGCTTTACAAGTAAGAAAGTAATAAAAGAGACAAAGCCATTTCCTGATACAGGTTATGGCTTTGTCTGTTAAGTGCCAGATGTCACTACAAGTAAGATTTTTTAGTCGGCAGCTTTGTTGTATTAAATAATTCCAAAATAGGCAGAATACTAGTACTTTTGTACTTTGAAACGCTCCTTAATATAGATTTACAAATCAATTAAGATTATGCAAGAAGAACGCACAAGATATTCAGAGGAAGAGCTGAGGGAGTTTGAAGAACTCATTCGCGGCAAATTGGAAGCGACTATGAGTGAGCTTAATTATATCAAAGGAGGTTTAAGTAAAAAAAACGACAGCGGCACGGACATTACTGCCGGTTCTGCCAAACTTGTAGAAGACGGAGCAGACGCCAGCGAGCGTGAAAACCTGAGCCAACTGGCCGCCAGATTGCAGAAATATTCCATTCAGTTGGAAAATGCATTGGTTCGCATTAAAAACGGCACCTACGGCGTTTGCATCGACACAGGCAAACTCATCCCAAAAGAAAGACTAAGAATTGTCCCCCATACACAGCAAACCATCGAAGCAAAGCTAAGAAGAGCAAGCTAAGGATTCAGGAGTTTTCAATATTAAGCGACAAGTGATCAGAGGATTGCTTGTCGCTTTTTTGTTTACAAACGTATCCCAATTGTCATTCACACCATGTAAATTTACAGAGGTCTAAATAACGAATGATGCCTGAATACGACAAGCCTAACATTCCGTCACGGCTTCTTTGGGAGTTTGATTATGACAGTTTCGACTTTGAAAAGTCGTATAAAATCGTAATTGAGCGGATTTTAGAACGTGGTAATCTTGATAATTGGCGTGAGATGATTCGATTTTATTCAAAAAGCCAAATTTTGGAAACAATAGATTGGTCATCACAAATAGAAGAAAGAGACAAACGTTTTTCCAGACTATTCATTAACTCAGATTTTGTTAATGTTACATAAGGATCCTTTCGTAATTCATCCCGATACATTTAAGCTGATACAGCATATTCAAGCTATTCCTGAACTGAAAAGCTTTTATTTGGTTGGAGGCACTTCACTTGCATTGCAAATCGGGCACCGAAATTCTATTGATATCGATCTTTTTACCAACATTCCATTTGAAACAAATGAGTTGATAGAATTGCTACGCGAATCTTTCAAAGTAGAAGTTTCATATCAAAAGAGCACAAACAACCTTTTTACCTTCATAGATAACATTAAGACCGATTTCATCCGGCATGATTACGAATTGATCAAACAGCCTCAAAAAGAAGAAGGCATTACGTTTCTAGGAATGGAAGATATTGCCGCAATGAAGGTAAACGCCATCATTAACTCAGGCAAACGGATGAAAGACTTTGTGGATATCTATTTTTTGCTTGAATATTTTTCGCTGAATGAGATTATTTCATTTTTTGAAAAAAAATATCCACACATGAATCCGCTGATCGCATTGAAATCACTATCCTATTTCAATGATATCGATCCGGAAATGGACCCGCCAAAACTCAAAGTTAAATTGCCATTTTCAAAGATTCAGCAACGCATTGAACAGGCTATCATTTCAGGAAATAAGCTCTTTCCATAAGTCAAGCTTCCTCTTCCGTCCCCAAAACCTCCCGAAAAACTTCCATCAAACCATCCGAAGGCTCTTGTCCTTTGTTTTTTGTTTTGAAATATTCCTGAAATAATTTTTCCATGCTCAGGGATAGATCGATTTCTGTGTTGGCGGTAGCCAGCTCGCTTTTTTTGATTTGGGGGATGATTTGAATGATACCGGAATGGGCTTCGTTCAGGCGCTTTTTGTCGGCGGCTTCGAGGTAATTGTCTGAAATGATGGTAAGTTCGATGAGATCTTCACCATGCTCGCCTAGCCATTCGATGGCTTTTTCAATATCGTTGAAGCTTTTTCTGCGGAGTTTTTTCCCGTTTTTTAATTCAATAGGGCGATAGGAAACGAGATGACCGGCTTCTGCTTCGATCAGGACTACATATTTGGTTTGGTTCGCTTCTGAAAAGCTGTATGCGAGCGGACTGCTGGAATAAATGGCAGGCGCGGGATTTTTGTCGACAACGTGATAGCGGTGTAAATGTCCGAGTGCAATGTAATGCACTTTGCTTGGAAAGTTTTCGGTGTAAATGGCTTGTGCACCGCCAATGTGCAGAATAGGGCGCTCTTCTTCCGGTTCTTCCGGAACAGGCTCTCCTTTTTTCATTACAAATAAATGGGTCATTAAAAGATTAAACCCATTGTCATCCAGATATTTATCCGCTAATTCCTGCCAATGTTCCTGTAAATGATTGCGTAATGCTTCTTCCGAATCTTCAACGCCTAAAAATGTTTTCAAACGCTGTTCATTGGCATAAGGTGTGTGTAAAATTCTTAGCGGAAAGTCAGCATTAGGAAGCTCGATTTCAATAAATCCTTTTGCAGTCCGGAGCATGTTTACCTTAGCTTGCGTGCAGAATGATGAAATCTCGCTG
It includes:
- a CDS encoding metallophosphoesterase family protein — translated: MKILHTADWHIGKKLDNYSRLEEQRQVLDEICQIAENEKVDAVVVAGDLFDNFNPSSEATELLYSTLHRLSANGSRAVVAIAGNHDSPERIQVPDALAKVCGIIFVGFPNSEISSFCTQAKVNMLRTAKGFIEIELPNADFPLRILHTPYANEQRLKTFLGVEDSEEALRNHLQEHWQELADKYLDDNGFNLLMTHLFVMKKGEPVPEEPEEERPILHIGGAQAIYTENFPSKVHYIALGHLHRYHVVDKNPAPAIYSSSPLAYSFSEANQTKYVVLIEAEAGHLVSYRPIELKNGKKLRRKSFNDIEKAIEWLGEHGEDLIELTIISDNYLEAADKKRLNEAHSGIIQIIPQIKKSELATANTEIDLSLSMEKLFQEYFKTKNKGQEPSDGLMEVFREVLGTEEEA